A genomic window from Camelina sativa cultivar DH55 chromosome 2, Cs, whole genome shotgun sequence includes:
- the LOC109127235 gene encoding uncharacterized protein LOC109127235 gives MYGVGGSSTASFAEAYAMRKIYKEKMKMKLAETKVKEENKDNVEEKKSKILKTKNSKKTLQTSPRVSSADV, from the coding sequence ATGTACGGTGTCGGTGGATCGAGTACAGCAAGTTTCGCAGAGGCTTACGCGATGAGGAAGATTTATAAggaaaagatgaagatgaagcttgCAGAGACAAAAGTAAAGGAAGAGAATAAGGACAAcgttgaagagaagaagagtaaaatcttgaaaacaaaGAATTCGAAGAAGACCCTCCAGACTAGTCCAAGGGTTTCCTCTGCAGATGTTTAA